The nucleotide sequence CGGAAATGGATCGCCTGGATTGGGTGGTCATTGGCATTGGTGTGAATGTGGCTGCCGCATCTGTGCAATTGCCCCCGGAAATTCGCCGGACGAGCACCTCGCTGGCCATTGAATCAACCCGCATTGTGCACCGGGCGCAACTGCTTGGCGATATCCTTTATGAACTCGAAGAGGCGCTGGATATGTTTCAAACACAGGGGTTTGAGCCGTTGCGGAAACAGTGGAAAGAAAAAAGCCATACCCTGGGAAAACACGTCACGGTTGTCGGCAGCAGGCAATCCATTGAAGGTAAGGCCGTGGATATCGACGGCAGCGGTGCGCTTGTCATGGAATGCGCCGGCGGCATCCGTCAGCGGGTCACCAGCGGGGACCTGTTTTTCAAGGGAGGTGCCCATGGATAGGCGGCACCGGCTGGCGCAACAGGACTGCGATCATGTCTGGCATCCATACGCATCCATTGTTGACCCGCCTTTGGCAACCACTATCGTGTCTGCTGACGGGGTTCGGCTTTATACAGCTGAGGGTCAGGCGCTTATCGACGGCATGTCTTCCTGGTGGGCGGCGATTCACGGGTATAACCACCCGGTTTTAAACAATGCCGCCCACGGCCAGATCGACCGGATGAGCCATGTCATGTTCGGCGGCATCACCCATGAGCCGGCTGTAGCGCTCGCATCAATGCTCGTGGACCTCACTCCTGAACCGCTGCAGAAGGTTTTTTTTGCCGACTCCGGTTCGGTAAGCGTTGAAGTGGCCATCAAGATGGCTGTTCAATACTGGCACGGCATGGGATGTCCTGAAAAAAACCGGTTTCTCACGGTTCGCAGCGGATACCACGGGGATACGTTCGGAGCAATGGCCCTGTGCGATCCGGTGACGGGTATGCACGAACATTTTACTTCCGTGCTGCAGCAGCATTATTTTGCCGAAAGTCCCGGGTGCCGGTTTGACGAATCCTGGGATGATGCGTATATCCAGGATTTCAGACAACTCATGGAAGCCCATCACCAGCAGCTGGCTGCGGTGGTTCTCGAACCCATCGTGCAGGGCGCCGGGGGTATGCGCTTTTATTCCCCGGAATATCTGCGTCAGGTGAAAATGCTCTGCGAGGCCCATGATGTTTTGCTCGTGGCCGATGAAATCGCCACCGGATTCGGACGAACAGGCGAGCTCTTTGCCTGCAATTATGCGGGGATTTCGCCGGATATCATGTGTCTGGGCAAGGCGCTTACGGGCGGCTACATGACCCTGGCCGCCACCCTTGCCACAGACCGGGTAAGCCGGGGTATTTCCAAAAACGGCGGCGTGCTTATGCACGGCCCCACATTCATGGCAAATCCCCTGGCTTGTGCTGTGGCCGAAGCGAGCATTCGGCTCCTGCTCAACGGTCCCTGGCGGGAAAGCGTCCATCGCATTGAGCAGCGCCTTTTGTCCGGACTGGCTCCATGCCGCGGTTTTTCAGGGGTGGCCGATGTCCGGGCACTGGGCGCCATTGGTGTTGTGGAAATGAAAACACCGGTGGATCTTGCAGCTGTCCAGAAACAGTTCGTGAACCAGGGCGTCTGGATCCGTCCTTTTGGAAAATTGATTTATACAATGCCGCCTTACATCATCTCTGATGATGATCTGGATTTCCTGACCCGGGCCATTGTCAGGGTTGCCGGAAGTCTGTAATGAACAGGGGCCGGGAATGACAAAACGCACCTCTGCCACATATTTTATGAAGGAAGAACTGGGCCGGCGCAAGCAGGAGAACCATTTGCGTTTTCTGGTTCCTGTCACGCCCTGCGACGGGGTCATGGTTAAACGAAACGGGAAGTCTTTAATAAATTTTTGTTCCAATGATTATCTTGGCCTGGCCCGCCACCCCTTGCTGCGGCAGCGGTCAAAGGATTTTATGGATCGCTATGGGGCCGGAGCCACGGCGTCCAGGCTGGTGTGCGGCACCCTGCCCTGTGCAGAAGCGGTGGAAGGAAAACTGGCCCGGCTGAAGGGGGCTGAATCATCGCTGATTTTCAACTCCGGATTTCAGGCAAACCTGTCGCTTCTTCCGGCCCTGGCAGACAAAAAATCGCTGATTTTATCCGACCGGCTCAACCACCGGAGCATCATCGAAGGCGCCCGCCTCTGCCGCTGCGCCCTTGCGGTTTTTCGCCACAATGACCTGGCCCACCTTGAAGAGATATTGCACAAAAGCCGTTACCTGGACTACAGCCGCATCTTTATTGTCACTGAATCCATTTTCAGCATGGACGGAGACATCAGTGACGTGGCGCAACTGGTTGAAATGGCACGCGGTTACGGGTCGATCCTGATCGTAGACGAAGCCCATGCAACAGGTGTTGCCGGAGCGCGGGGCATGGGGCTGACCGCCGGGACCGCGGTGGATTGCTGCATGGGTACCTTTGGCAAGGCGCTGGGATCTTTTGGCGCTTACGGCACTTTTTCAAAACAAATGCGGGATTATCTGGTCAATTGTTGTTCCGGATTCATTTACAGCACTGCGCTTCCCCCGTCGGTGATGGGAGCCGTGGATGCAGCCCTGGATCTGGTGCCCGAAATGGAGCGGGAGCGCAAGCAGCTTATGGAAAAAGCCCGGGATCTGAGAGCGGAGCTGCATCGCATGGGCTGGGATACAGGTCCGTCAGCAACACATATCATTCCGGTTATCGTTGGCAGCGAAGCCCAAACACTTGCCCTTGCCGGCCGGCTCGAAGATGCCGGCATTCTGGCCATGGCCATTCGGCCGCCCACGGTTGAAAAGGGACGCTCCCGGATTCGCCTGGCCCTTACGGCGCTTCATACAGACCAACACCTCAACCAGCTTATAGACGCCCTGGATCGATGGAAAAGGACTAAACAAAAATGACCCTGCGGCTGCCGGAACGGTTTTTCATTGCCGGAACAGACACGGGAATCGGAAAAACCATGACAGCCGCCATTCTCATGGCGGGATTGAAAGGAACCTACTGGAAACCGATTCAAAGCGGCCATGCGCAGGGATCTGACACCGGTTGGATCATGACGGTCACCGGACTTCCGAAGCATCATTTTCACCCCGAGACCTATCGGCTTTCCCGGCCCTTGTCACCGCACGCCGCAGCCAGGGCCGACGGTCTTTGCATTGATCTTGAGGCCTTTGCGCTGCCTGAATGCACCGGGCCCCTTATTGTCGAAGGCGCCGGGGGCATCATGGTTCCCCTTAACGAAAAAGCCATGATCACAGACCTGATAAAGCATCTTGGCCTGCCTGTTTTGCTTGTTGCCAAAAGCGGCCTTGGCACCATCAATCACACCCTGCTTTCCCTGGAACAATTAAAGCGCCGGGAAATAGCGGTTGCCGGCATTGTGTTAAACGGAGAACCCAACCCGGAGAACCGGGAGGCCATTGCCGACTATGGAAAAGTCCCCCTTCCGGCGGAGATTCCGCCTCTTGGGCGGGTGGATGCAAAAATGCTGGCCGCATGTTTTCAGCAATATTTTCAATGACAAAAAGCATCTTTGCGGGGGCGAATCTCCGGATCAATTTAGAATTTCTCGGATTTTTTCTGCCAGATCGTTGAGGGAAAAAGGTTTTTGTATGAAGTTGATGCCCTTGTCCAATACGCCCTGATGGGCGATAACATTGGCTGTGTACCCGGACATGAAAAGGCATTCCATGTCCGGCCGGATTTCCTGAAGTCGTTTAGCCAGATCCCGGCCGGTCATTTCCGGCATGACCACGTCCGTAATAAAAAGTTGAATTTCTCCAGTGTTTTCCCTGGCTGCCCGTATGGCTTCGTGGGGCGTGGCCGCGGCGATAACCGAGTATCCCAGCCGTTGGAGCATCATCATGCCCAGGTCCAAAAGCATCGGTTCATCCTCTACGATCAGGATGGTCTCTCCCCGGCTTTTCCGGATGGTTTCAGTTCGTTGCGGTTTTGCCTCTGCTGAATCGGCGGCGTTTTCGGGCAAATAAATTCTAAATGTAGTGCCTTTTTCCGGTTCGCTGTAAACATTGATAAAACCCTGATTCTGCCGAACAATGCCGTACACGGTGGAAAGCCCCATACCGGTTCCCATGCCCAGGCCCTTGGTGGTAAAAAACGGTTCAAAAATATGGCTGAGTGTCTCGTTGTCCATGCCGCAGCCGTTGTCGCTCACGGCCAGAAGCACGTAATCCCCCGGCAGGAATTCCGCGTGAGATTGGCAATAATCCGCATCAAATGAAACAGCATTTGTTTCAATGGTGATCCGGCCGATATCCGCAATGGCATCCCTTGCGTTGGCGCATAGATTGACAAGAATCTGATCGAGTTGAACGGGGTCCATGCAGATTGTACAGGGCTTGTCTCCCGGCAGCCATGCCAGTTCAATATGCTCGCCGATCAGCCGGCGTATCATTTCCATGATGGCTTCAACCGCGGTGTTGAGATCAAATGCCACCGGCTCGATGGTCTGCTTGCGGGCAAAGGCCAGCAGCTGACGGGTAAGGCCCGCGGAGCGCCGGGCTGCATCCAGGATGGATTCAATCTTTCCGCGGATGGGATCAGCCGGGTCTGTGTCGTTGATGGCAAGCTCGGCATAGCCCATGATCGTTCCCAGCATATTGTTGAAATCATGGGCCACGCCGCCGGCCAGAACACCGACAGCCTCCAGCTTCTGAGACTGGTGAAGCTGCTCCTGAAGCCGCTTCCGTTCCGCTTCTGCCTGATGGTGCGCAGTGATGTCAAAAAAACTTAAAATAATGCTGTCTTCTATCAGACGGGTGCTGATAATCATGCGGCGTTCATTGCCATCCTTGCAGCGCACCGGACATTCCATGGCTTCCATCTGATCATCGTTTTCAGCCCGGGCCCGTTCCAGTTCGTTTTGCCATTTTGTGCTCATGATTTCTTTTTGGTCG is from Desulfosalsimonas propionicica and encodes:
- the bioA gene encoding adenosylmethionine--8-amino-7-oxononanoate transaminase; amino-acid sequence: MDRRHRLAQQDCDHVWHPYASIVDPPLATTIVSADGVRLYTAEGQALIDGMSSWWAAIHGYNHPVLNNAAHGQIDRMSHVMFGGITHEPAVALASMLVDLTPEPLQKVFFADSGSVSVEVAIKMAVQYWHGMGCPEKNRFLTVRSGYHGDTFGAMALCDPVTGMHEHFTSVLQQHYFAESPGCRFDESWDDAYIQDFRQLMEAHHQQLAAVVLEPIVQGAGGMRFYSPEYLRQVKMLCEAHDVLLVADEIATGFGRTGELFACNYAGISPDIMCLGKALTGGYMTLAATLATDRVSRGISKNGGVLMHGPTFMANPLACAVAEASIRLLLNGPWRESVHRIEQRLLSGLAPCRGFSGVADVRALGAIGVVEMKTPVDLAAVQKQFVNQGVWIRPFGKLIYTMPPYIISDDDLDFLTRAIVRVAGSL
- a CDS encoding aminotransferase class I/II-fold pyridoxal phosphate-dependent enzyme, whose protein sequence is MTKRTSATYFMKEELGRRKQENHLRFLVPVTPCDGVMVKRNGKSLINFCSNDYLGLARHPLLRQRSKDFMDRYGAGATASRLVCGTLPCAEAVEGKLARLKGAESSLIFNSGFQANLSLLPALADKKSLILSDRLNHRSIIEGARLCRCALAVFRHNDLAHLEEILHKSRYLDYSRIFIVTESIFSMDGDISDVAQLVEMARGYGSILIVDEAHATGVAGARGMGLTAGTAVDCCMGTFGKALGSFGAYGTFSKQMRDYLVNCCSGFIYSTALPPSVMGAVDAALDLVPEMERERKQLMEKARDLRAELHRMGWDTGPSATHIIPVIVGSEAQTLALAGRLEDAGILAMAIRPPTVEKGRSRIRLALTALHTDQHLNQLIDALDRWKRTKQK
- the bioD gene encoding dethiobiotin synthase; translation: MTLRLPERFFIAGTDTGIGKTMTAAILMAGLKGTYWKPIQSGHAQGSDTGWIMTVTGLPKHHFHPETYRLSRPLSPHAAARADGLCIDLEAFALPECTGPLIVEGAGGIMVPLNEKAMITDLIKHLGLPVLLVAKSGLGTINHTLLSLEQLKRREIAVAGIVLNGEPNPENREAIADYGKVPLPAEIPPLGRVDAKMLAACFQQYFQ
- a CDS encoding PAS domain S-box protein, yielding MQEKHPPKPSDMPSLTAHDYQDMLMNAPVGVFSSTPEGNFLYVNVAMAEIFGFASPQEMMALVENVAKDLYADSKDRKEVLRLLEENKAVRNHECRFVRKNNTTFWASYSVRAVRNEKDGKLYYQGFLSDITKRILEKEALLRTQFAMDRAPDNILWINSDGHIVYANDSSCNCLGYSRDELLAMKIFDIDPDFSPNQWEQHKEKRRRVGTMAFESRHVTKDGRIFPVEIRSNHFEYNGYELSLTFDRDITERKRTEQALRESETRFRQLFKMAPTPMAHISKNGRVLDVNDAFLDTIGYSTNDAPTLEQAWQLSFQDSDQKEIMSTKWQNELERARAENDDQMEAMECPVRCKDGNERRMIISTRLIEDSIILSFFDITAHHQAEAERKRLQEQLHQSQKLEAVGVLAGGVAHDFNNMLGTIMGYAELAINDTDPADPIRGKIESILDAARRSAGLTRQLLAFARKQTIEPVAFDLNTAVEAIMEMIRRLIGEHIELAWLPGDKPCTICMDPVQLDQILVNLCANARDAIADIGRITIETNAVSFDADYCQSHAEFLPGDYVLLAVSDNGCGMDNETLSHIFEPFFTTKGLGMGTGMGLSTVYGIVRQNQGFINVYSEPEKGTTFRIYLPENAADSAEAKPQRTETIRKSRGETILIVEDEPMLLDLGMMMLQRLGYSVIAAATPHEAIRAARENTGEIQLFITDVVMPEMTGRDLAKRLQEIRPDMECLFMSGYTANVIAHQGVLDKGINFIQKPFSLNDLAEKIREILN